A window from Aerococcus sp. Group 1 encodes these proteins:
- a CDS encoding Lrp/AsnC family transcriptional regulator — MNKEKAHELLRLLERDASVSDQTLADMLSLSKDEVVEMKTVLKDANILSGIQAMVNWDATDNEYASAMIEITVNLHKGVSYQQVADVISQYDEVEALYLMSGAYDYLVLTKRLPMHRISGFVNKLATLDHVQGTATHIVMQRYKDHGTQFKAKTDGRNRLVISQ, encoded by the coding sequence ATGAATAAAGAAAAAGCTCATGAATTATTACGCTTATTAGAAAGAGATGCCAGCGTCAGTGACCAAACCTTGGCCGACATGCTTTCCTTAAGCAAAGATGAAGTCGTAGAGATGAAGACGGTGCTCAAAGACGCTAATATCCTCTCTGGTATCCAAGCCATGGTCAACTGGGATGCAACGGATAATGAGTATGCGTCGGCCATGATAGAAATCACAGTGAACTTGCATAAGGGCGTTTCCTACCAACAAGTCGCTGATGTGATTAGTCAGTACGATGAAGTTGAAGCCCTGTATTTAATGAGTGGGGCCTATGACTATCTGGTCTTAACTAAGCGCCTCCCCATGCATAGGATCTCAGGTTTTGTTAATAAATTAGCCACCCTAGATCATGTTCAAGGGACTGCCACCCATATTGTCATGCAACGCTATAAGGACCACGGGACCCAATTTAAGGCGAAGACGGATGGTAGAAATCGGTTGGTGATTAGTCAATGA
- a CDS encoding DUF1002 domain-containing protein, translated as MNQLKRGLLAVLACLMAIALFIPQTSAQAAIKESIFTYGESLNQSQFQETQKLLGVDTNARAVQVNINELNGLLHDNYPYYQVYSSAYIAPAKHSGVNVEIVTPKTITAITPLQYENAALTAGATNVDIKVASAVQVDGSGALAGVYKAFQDSGQALDGKAVSVAQEELQTASTITKENQNKENYSDETLNAAIADMKNQIQQAKEQNGGSIDGNTIQVIVNNVINNYNLNGVLSEENIQQLRDLMTKFSQIELTEEQKNALSNFGQTLKEKSGQLVDSAKSAWDNMDETDKNGITDFFHSLWQSLLGIWDSIFGTNYGQNNQGQ; from the coding sequence ATGAATCAATTGAAACGTGGGCTCTTGGCCGTACTCGCTTGCCTAATGGCCATCGCCCTCTTCATTCCCCAAACAAGTGCCCAGGCAGCTATTAAAGAATCGATTTTTACTTACGGTGAGTCCCTCAACCAAAGCCAATTCCAAGAGACTCAAAAACTCTTAGGGGTTGATACCAATGCCCGGGCTGTCCAAGTGAATATTAATGAATTGAATGGCCTATTACATGATAATTACCCCTACTACCAAGTTTATTCATCCGCTTATATTGCCCCAGCCAAGCACAGTGGGGTCAATGTAGAAATCGTCACCCCTAAAACCATTACCGCCATTACGCCCTTACAATACGAGAACGCAGCCCTAACAGCCGGAGCAACCAATGTTGATATTAAAGTCGCTTCCGCTGTTCAAGTGGACGGCTCCGGTGCCTTGGCAGGTGTCTATAAGGCCTTCCAAGACAGCGGCCAAGCCTTAGATGGCAAGGCAGTTTCTGTCGCCCAAGAAGAATTGCAAACCGCTTCAACCATTACTAAGGAAAACCAAAACAAAGAAAATTATTCTGACGAAACCTTGAATGCTGCCATCGCTGATATGAAAAACCAAATCCAACAAGCCAAGGAACAAAATGGTGGATCGATCGATGGCAATACCATCCAAGTCATCGTGAATAACGTCATCAATAATTACAATCTTAATGGCGTCCTTTCTGAAGAAAACATTCAACAATTACGGGACTTAATGACTAAATTTAGCCAAATTGAACTGACTGAGGAGCAAAAAAACGCTCTTTCCAACTTTGGACAAACCTTAAAAGAAAAGAGCGGCCAATTAGTGGATTCCGCAAAATCTGCTTGGGATAATATGGACGAGACTGATAAAAATGGAATCACCGATTTCTTCCACAGTCTCTGGCAAAGCCTCTTAGGCATTTGGGATTCAATCTTTGGCACCAATTATGGCCAAAATAACCAAGGCCAATAA
- the rlmH gene encoding 23S rRNA (pseudouridine(1915)-N(3))-methyltransferase RlmH yields MRITILSVGKLKEKYLKQGIAEYQKRMQRYGKLEVIEVKDEPTPDNASDLDNQQIIEKEGQRLLAKISPQAYVIVLAIKGQALSSEELAQQIDHCLTYGKSDIVFVIGGSLGTSPAVNQRADLLLSFGRMTLPHQLMRLVLSEQIYRAFRIIHHEPYHK; encoded by the coding sequence ATGCGGATTACCATTCTCAGCGTGGGAAAATTGAAAGAAAAATATTTGAAACAGGGGATTGCTGAGTATCAAAAACGAATGCAACGCTATGGGAAATTAGAAGTGATTGAGGTTAAGGATGAGCCTACCCCAGACAATGCCAGCGACTTGGACAACCAGCAAATCATCGAAAAAGAGGGCCAACGCCTACTGGCTAAGATTTCTCCCCAAGCCTATGTCATTGTGCTTGCTATCAAGGGTCAGGCCTTAAGTTCGGAAGAATTGGCCCAGCAAATTGATCACTGCCTGACCTATGGCAAGAGCGACATTGTCTTTGTAATTGGCGGATCCTTGGGGACTAGTCCGGCGGTCAATCAAAGGGCCGATCTCTTACTCAGTTTTGGTCGGATGACCCTTCCCCATCAATTGATGCGTTTGGTGCTTAGCGAGCAAATTTACCGGGCCTTTCGCATTATTCACCACGAACCCTACCATAAATAG
- a CDS encoding S1C family serine protease, producing MPKEVNPDKNHNLKDDTKNAINSKWGTAIISGLIGAGLVGGVSAYANQDKVSENEVKTMVERQVNAESQNKNENKGQQGTQQASVEIQSDVSAVVDKVAGSVVSVVNLARPNNQVYDLFGFTQPSRNSDELKTASEGSGVIYKVHGDKAYIVTNNHVIKGSDALEIILADGTQVPVDLVGADPWTDLAVLAMPAEYAKTVAEFGDSSQLKVGEPAIAIGSPLGSDFASTVTSGIVSGLNRQVPTDLDEDGQSDWTVTAIQTDAAINPGNSGGALVNSAGQVIGINSMKISTAQVEGMGFAIPSNDVTTIISQLEKDGHVTRPGLGLRMASLYQFPLERQKQMLKLPEAVEDGVVVMEVDPNSPADQAGLKQYDVITRFGDHEIKDTTQLRQALYGSDPHGKVEIEYYRNGKKQTTSVQLRPQDHHNA from the coding sequence ATGCCTAAAGAAGTTAATCCTGATAAAAATCATAATTTAAAAGATGATACTAAAAACGCTATCAATTCCAAATGGGGAACCGCTATTATCAGTGGCCTAATTGGTGCTGGTTTAGTGGGTGGGGTCTCAGCTTATGCCAACCAAGATAAGGTTTCCGAAAATGAAGTGAAAACCATGGTGGAACGCCAGGTCAATGCCGAAAGCCAAAATAAGAACGAAAATAAGGGGCAACAAGGGACCCAACAAGCCAGTGTGGAGATTCAATCTGATGTTTCTGCTGTGGTGGATAAGGTCGCCGGCTCGGTGGTTTCAGTGGTGAACTTGGCCCGTCCTAACAACCAAGTTTATGACTTATTTGGCTTTACCCAACCCAGCCGCAATAGTGATGAATTAAAAACCGCCTCAGAAGGTTCGGGTGTCATTTATAAGGTCCATGGCGATAAGGCTTATATCGTTACCAACAACCATGTGATTAAGGGGAGCGATGCCCTGGAGATAATCCTTGCTGACGGGACCCAAGTGCCAGTTGACCTGGTAGGCGCCGATCCTTGGACTGACTTGGCTGTCTTGGCCATGCCAGCGGAATATGCTAAAACTGTGGCAGAATTTGGGGATTCTTCCCAATTGAAGGTGGGGGAACCAGCCATTGCTATCGGTTCGCCTTTAGGATCTGACTTTGCTTCAACGGTAACATCAGGTATCGTTTCTGGTTTGAACCGGCAAGTGCCGACCGACTTAGATGAAGACGGGCAAAGTGATTGGACCGTGACTGCGATTCAAACAGATGCAGCCATTAACCCAGGTAACTCAGGGGGCGCTTTGGTGAACTCTGCCGGCCAAGTGATTGGGATCAACTCGATGAAGATTTCTACCGCCCAAGTGGAAGGTATGGGCTTCGCCATCCCAAGTAATGATGTGACCACAATTATTAGCCAGTTAGAAAAGGATGGCCATGTAACCCGGCCAGGACTAGGCCTGCGCATGGCTAGTCTCTACCAATTCCCGCTGGAACGGCAAAAACAAATGCTGAAATTGCCTGAAGCGGTTGAGGACGGGGTAGTCGTGATGGAGGTTGACCCTAATTCTCCTGCCGACCAAGCAGGCTTGAAGCAGTATGATGTGATTACTCGCTTTGGCGACCATGAAATTAAGGATACCACTCAATTGCGTCAAGCCCTCTATGGTTCAGACCCCCATGGAAAGGTTGAAATTGAATATTATCGCAATGGTAAGAAGCAAACCACTAGCGTTCAATTACGGCCTCAAGACCATCATAATGCCTAG
- a CDS encoding MBL fold metallo-hydrolase: MDVLDKDAEQKDFTMRICMLASGSTGNVTYIETPQRNILVDAGLSGKRIEELLQKIGRDAKDLDAIFISHEHSDHSKGAGIMARRYQLPIYANADTWSYLEQKCGKLDADQKIIMEPGERISFGDVDILSFPVSHDSINAQFYAFQKDGKQFAMMTDLGYVSDRLAGLVYNSDALMIESNYDNDMLRMGKYPWRLKQRIFSDRGHLSNVETAEALTKMIGERTKRVYLGHISRENNLNALALETNTAILKENGLGVGYDFDLYETHHYQPTDLFTL, translated from the coding sequence TTGGATGTTTTGGACAAAGACGCAGAGCAAAAAGATTTTACCATGCGCATTTGTATGTTAGCCAGTGGGTCAACAGGAAATGTGACTTATATTGAAACCCCACAGCGGAATATCTTAGTTGATGCGGGCTTAAGTGGTAAGCGTATTGAGGAATTGCTGCAGAAAATTGGCCGGGACGCCAAGGACCTTGATGCCATCTTTATCTCTCACGAACATTCTGACCATTCTAAGGGAGCAGGCATTATGGCCCGGCGTTACCAACTCCCCATCTATGCCAATGCCGATACCTGGTCCTATCTGGAGCAGAAATGTGGCAAGTTGGACGCCGACCAAAAGATAATAATGGAGCCAGGGGAACGGATTAGCTTTGGAGATGTCGATATTCTTAGTTTTCCTGTCAGTCATGATTCCATCAATGCGCAGTTTTATGCCTTCCAAAAGGATGGTAAGCAATTCGCCATGATGACAGACTTAGGCTATGTTTCCGATCGTTTAGCTGGCCTGGTATACAATTCTGATGCCTTAATGATTGAAAGTAACTATGACAATGATATGTTAAGAATGGGGAAGTATCCTTGGCGTTTAAAGCAAAGGATTTTTTCTGACCGGGGCCACCTGTCTAATGTTGAAACGGCGGAAGCCTTGACTAAAATGATAGGTGAGCGAACCAAACGGGTTTACCTAGGGCATATTTCCAGGGAAAATAACTTAAATGCCCTGGCCCTTGAAACCAATACGGCGATTTTAAAGGAGAACGGCCTCGGGGTGGGCTATGATTTTGATCTTTATGAGACCCACCATTACCAACCTACCGATCTATTTACCCTTTAA
- a CDS encoding DUF2207 family protein translates to MKKEFPTLILITLLGLFCLLPDSVLAADNQGISVADYQVKVEFDQQGDIKEHEQVRYQFDKQVDQLSHVISTGESGHLRQLNIDMRMDSASEAFPFVQSTSHTVGTFDLHQNGNNVQVDLYNTMSGDDEIVNYIANIEDVWTKYGNQVIMQKDFLLLPFDIHSAQITFKFPQAVDQNHYKAWLASPAHIQEKWLDESTLQVQVRDLRADSKLNVQMVLPADVMSNIKGEGPVSKGEQINREIDKHIGARQAWYRQRYWIVMGVSLALVALLILYTYFLLRRKRKIRQAADAKQVNHSHELNPVEVSELLKKNYSQHDKLWLVLLSLVAKGHLALRFVNADDRFYPYFKVLANQSDDPYEQVVLDAFSKQQEGGDLDFASFKYSLGLKKKGKTRNYRNLLHALSKLDKKRKQDLQLLDKVGSRFYGFLWWLYVTVFIVLAGLVIWLIWEINRGHIWLLALAFCLVGIYLLRRYTLPIYNAQGQELAKYWKTYFNSLKGRDQSLGYSQKDYLYSFVTGDNYRLVKQAKKANQPLSGNLVQALETVNQYQLKDFM, encoded by the coding sequence ATGAAAAAAGAATTCCCAACTCTGATCTTAATCACCCTTTTAGGCCTGTTTTGCCTGCTTCCTGATTCGGTTTTGGCAGCAGATAATCAAGGAATTTCAGTTGCGGATTACCAGGTTAAGGTGGAATTTGACCAGCAAGGGGATATTAAGGAGCACGAACAAGTTCGCTATCAGTTTGATAAGCAAGTCGACCAATTAAGCCATGTGATTAGTACAGGCGAAAGTGGCCACCTACGTCAATTAAATATCGATATGCGGATGGATTCAGCTAGCGAAGCCTTTCCTTTTGTTCAGAGTACTTCCCACACGGTAGGAACCTTTGACCTTCATCAAAATGGCAATAATGTCCAAGTGGACCTCTACAATACCATGTCTGGCGACGATGAAATTGTGAATTATATTGCCAATATTGAGGATGTCTGGACTAAGTACGGCAATCAAGTGATTATGCAAAAGGACTTTTTGCTCTTGCCTTTCGATATCCACTCCGCTCAAATTACCTTTAAATTTCCCCAGGCGGTGGACCAAAACCACTATAAGGCCTGGCTAGCTAGTCCAGCCCATATCCAAGAGAAGTGGCTGGATGAGTCGACCTTACAAGTTCAAGTCAGAGATCTGAGAGCGGATAGTAAGTTGAACGTGCAAATGGTGCTTCCAGCTGACGTGATGTCTAATATCAAGGGGGAAGGCCCCGTCTCTAAGGGTGAGCAAATTAACCGAGAGATTGATAAGCATATCGGGGCCAGACAAGCCTGGTACCGCCAACGTTACTGGATAGTGATGGGGGTTAGTTTAGCCTTAGTCGCCTTATTGATCCTTTACACTTATTTCTTGCTCAGACGCAAGCGAAAGATTCGGCAAGCAGCTGATGCTAAGCAAGTCAACCATAGCCATGAGCTCAATCCGGTCGAAGTTAGCGAACTATTGAAGAAGAATTACAGCCAACATGATAAGTTGTGGCTGGTCCTTTTATCCTTAGTAGCTAAGGGACACTTAGCCTTGCGTTTTGTCAACGCAGATGACCGCTTCTACCCTTACTTTAAAGTCTTGGCTAACCAAAGTGATGACCCCTATGAACAAGTTGTTCTGGATGCTTTTAGTAAGCAGCAGGAGGGTGGGGATCTTGATTTTGCCAGCTTTAAATATAGTCTGGGTCTGAAAAAGAAGGGCAAGACCAGAAACTATCGTAACTTGTTGCATGCCCTTAGCAAGCTGGATAAAAAACGCAAACAGGACCTGCAGTTATTAGATAAGGTTGGAAGCCGCTTTTATGGCTTTTTATGGTGGCTTTATGTCACTGTCTTTATCGTCCTAGCGGGTTTAGTGATTTGGTTGATCTGGGAGATAAATAGGGGCCATATTTGGCTCTTAGCCCTGGCCTTTTGCTTAGTGGGAATCTACCTACTGAGGCGCTATACTCTGCCGATTTATAATGCCCAGGGGCAAGAACTTGCCAAATATTGGAAGACTTATTTTAACAGCCTTAAAGGTCGAGACCAGTCCTTAGGTTACAGTCAAAAGGACTACCTCTACAGCTTTGTGACTGGGGATAACTACCGACTGGTTAAGCAGGCAAAAAAAGCCAACCAGCCTTTAAGCGGCAACTTGGTTCAGGCTTTAGAAACAGTGAACCAATACCAATTAAAAGATTTTATGTAA
- a CDS encoding two-component system regulatory protein YycI, with amino-acid sequence MNFRQIENILIIVFLALNIFLAYILFGKSFMETTSIQSNINIQQELKNNEVTMNFSPSSDDVQLPLIAGKQSRLSTDGADRTKEQKLEWRESTEELYGEFKNPIKLPALTENNVENPTQLSPEALKPIEDLLASGAIEHGQEYHFLIYNRQRKIIYYGQNTYADKLAMDSSAELLFHLNDQNEIVSYELSHVHDVSPQGEERPLITQKNAIDNLYLYNEIPSKANILSANICYQQTLSVDDIIVFKPVWAIMMQLDDHTTKTTFVDAINGTIVQNAPASQPVNPSSDGDKEGSQNRQAA; translated from the coding sequence ATGAATTTTCGTCAAATTGAAAATATATTAATTATTGTCTTTCTCGCCTTAAATATCTTTCTGGCCTATATTCTCTTTGGAAAGAGTTTTATGGAGACGACCTCTATCCAGTCCAACATTAATATTCAACAGGAATTAAAGAATAATGAAGTGACCATGAACTTTAGCCCTTCTTCAGATGACGTCCAGTTGCCACTGATTGCAGGCAAACAAAGTCGCCTATCCACCGATGGAGCAGACCGGACCAAGGAACAGAAGTTAGAGTGGCGGGAGTCGACTGAGGAACTCTATGGGGAATTTAAAAATCCGATTAAGTTACCCGCGCTGACAGAGAACAATGTGGAAAACCCTACCCAGTTGTCCCCAGAGGCCTTAAAGCCGATCGAGGACTTGTTAGCTTCTGGAGCGATTGAGCATGGCCAAGAATATCACTTTTTGATCTATAACCGCCAACGCAAAATTATTTACTATGGGCAAAACACCTATGCCGACAAACTGGCCATGGATTCTAGTGCTGAATTACTATTTCACTTAAATGATCAAAATGAAATCGTCTCCTATGAATTGAGCCATGTCCATGACGTGAGCCCACAAGGCGAAGAACGACCTTTGATCACCCAAAAGAATGCCATTGATAACTTATATCTCTATAATGAGATCCCTTCCAAAGCTAATATTTTGTCAGCCAATATTTGTTACCAGCAAACTTTATCAGTCGATGACATTATTGTTTTTAAACCGGTTTGGGCCATTATGATGCAGTTGGATGACCATACCACTAAAACCACCTTTGTTGATGCCATTAATGGGACGATCGTTCAAAATGCCCCCGCTTCTCAGCCAGTTAATCCCTCAAGTGATGGCGACAAGGAGGGGAGCCAAAATCGTCAAGCCGCCTAG
- the walK gene encoding cell wall metabolism sensor histidine kinase WalK — protein MKEKQEKSKISFLNSIHLKIPLVIILLLLLGLQFAGAYFIQQLEQEMMRSFDDQMNVQIGFLEDSVRPIIQNEDNKTSDQQAQLINSLRRFNVSNVLETLVVDDKGQILASSNPSNQANVGQQTTDNMIRTVLYNNTSLSKEMYDNEENLRIKQYVVPIFSSDNSGLLIGVLSVTVNIESVYNQVQNTGLIYITSSGLALVFSILLAVLISRGITGPVQEMTNQIEKIADGNYSDQVKVYSNDEMGVLAQSINYLSVRVREAQESTESERQRLDSVLKHMTDGVIATDRRSRVMITNNRACELIGKKEAEIMGHSIMEVLNLRDKYTFRELLNSESDILMHFTSDDGQESIIKGELSVIQRESGYVSGLVWVLTDVTEHEKIERDRRQFVSNVSHELRTPLTSVRSYSEALADGAIKDSELAVEFLGVIQRETDRMIRMISDLLNLSRMDSNRQEMNLELIDFQGLVNHILDRFDMMIQSEDYVNEEYHIQRELTKSPIWVEADQDRLTQVIDNILNNAIKYSPDGGTITVRLMTTHNEAILSVQDQGLGIPQKALGHVFDRFYRVDKARSRQQGGSGLGLAIAKEVVELHHGKIWANSIENKGSTFFISLPFEPDMGEDDWE, from the coding sequence GGTTTGCAATTTGCCGGGGCATATTTTATCCAACAATTGGAACAGGAAATGATGCGCAGCTTTGATGATCAAATGAATGTGCAAATTGGCTTCTTGGAGGATAGTGTCCGGCCCATTATTCAAAATGAAGATAATAAGACGAGTGACCAACAGGCGCAATTAATTAATTCATTGCGTCGTTTTAATGTTAGCAATGTTTTAGAAACCTTGGTGGTTGATGATAAGGGACAGATTCTTGCTTCAAGTAACCCCAGCAACCAGGCCAATGTGGGCCAACAAACGACTGATAACATGATCCGTACAGTTCTCTATAATAACACCAGTCTGAGTAAGGAAATGTATGATAATGAAGAGAACTTACGAATTAAACAATATGTTGTCCCTATTTTTTCATCGGATAATTCCGGTCTTTTGATCGGGGTTTTAAGTGTGACGGTCAACATTGAAAGTGTCTACAACCAAGTGCAAAATACGGGCTTGATTTATATCACTTCATCGGGCTTGGCCTTGGTTTTTTCCATTTTACTGGCGGTCTTAATCTCTAGAGGGATTACCGGCCCAGTCCAAGAAATGACCAATCAAATTGAAAAGATTGCCGATGGAAATTATAGTGACCAGGTTAAGGTCTATAGTAATGATGAGATGGGTGTTTTAGCCCAGTCGATTAACTATCTATCAGTTCGAGTACGCGAGGCCCAAGAATCCACGGAATCTGAACGCCAACGGCTAGACTCGGTCTTAAAACATATGACCGATGGGGTGATTGCCACTGACCGCCGCAGCCGGGTCATGATTACCAATAACCGGGCCTGTGAATTAATCGGCAAAAAAGAAGCTGAAATTATGGGTCATTCCATTATGGAAGTGCTTAATTTAAGGGATAAATATACTTTCCGTGAGTTATTGAATAGTGAAAGTGATATTTTAATGCATTTTACTTCTGATGATGGCCAAGAATCCATTATTAAGGGTGAGTTATCTGTCATCCAAAGGGAGTCGGGCTATGTCAGTGGTCTAGTTTGGGTCTTAACCGATGTGACTGAGCATGAAAAGATTGAACGTGACCGCCGCCAATTTGTTTCTAATGTTTCTCATGAATTGCGGACGCCCTTGACCAGTGTCAGGTCCTATAGTGAAGCCCTGGCTGATGGCGCTATTAAGGATTCTGAATTAGCGGTAGAATTTCTCGGTGTCATTCAAAGGGAAACGGACCGCATGATTCGAATGATTAGCGACCTCTTGAACCTCTCTCGGATGGACTCTAACCGCCAGGAAATGAACCTGGAGTTGATTGATTTCCAAGGTTTAGTCAACCATATCTTGGACCGCTTCGATATGATGATTCAATCAGAGGATTATGTCAATGAAGAATACCATATCCAACGCGAATTAACCAAGTCACCGATCTGGGTGGAGGCTGACCAAGACCGCCTCACCCAAGTGATTGATAATATCTTAAACAACGCTATCAAGTATTCGCCGGATGGGGGGACGATTACGGTCCGTCTCATGACCACTCATAACGAGGCCATATTAAGTGTTCAAGACCAAGGACTAGGTATTCCACAAAAAGCTCTTGGACATGTTTTCGACCGTTTTTACCGGGTAGATAAGGCCCGCTCCCGCCAACAAGGTGGTTCAGGTCTAGGTCTGGCTATCGCTAAGGAAGTTGTGGAATTACATCACGGAAAAATTTGGGCCAATAGTATTGAGAATAAGGGATCAACCTTCTTTATTTCTCTGCCCTTTGAACCTGATATGGGAGAGGATGATTGGGAATAA